The following nucleotide sequence is from Bacteriovorax sp. PP10.
ATCGTTTTACTTCCATACATGAGTGGAGTGGTGGCAAAAACTCAGGTGTATTTAGTCTCAAAGGATCAGGCATGAAATCTATCATTGCCGCTATTCTTTTAACTTTCTCTTCTGTGATCATGGCAGCTGACTACCAGTGCTTCAGTTACAATACTGGCATGCAGGTACTCGCTAATTCTGATACAGGCGAAATCGTTATTAAAGACCGCTTTGGCAATGAACTGGATGTCATCACTGACTCAACAACTAATATTAGAATCCTTGCAACGATCCCGGAAACAACTCAGGTTCTTTTCGTGAAAGACAACGACACGATTGTGATCATTCAAGAGCAAGGAGATTCTATTCGTGGTGTGTACGGAGTCGATGATTCTTACCAATGCCGTATTCGAAAACCCACTCTATAATTCTTTAAAACTGCCCCATTACGGTGGGGTTTTGCACATCTATTATTTTCATTACTAATCTTCATTTTTTGAATTTACCTATTAGTTTTTCTAATTATTTTAGGTATCTATAATTTAAAAACTTCATCCTTTCTTGCATCCTCATTGGTATGACTACCGGCTGCCCTAATTTAGAATGCTCATACTATCAAACCATGACCTTTTGTAAAAAGGATGGGCATTATTTTCGCAAAGATGACTCTCGAAGAATTCAAAGATTTAAATGTCAGTGTTGCCAAAGAAAATTCTCGGCTTCAACCCACACGCTGGAATGGAAACAAAAGAAACGAAGAGTGAATTTTGAACTTTTCAATATCCTTGCTTCAGGAGTCTCGATGCGAAGGTCAGCACTAATTTTGCGCGTCCATCGAACGACGGTCGATAGAAAACTGCGATATCTTGCTCAAAAATCCAGACTTATGCATGAAGATCTCTTAAAAAAGATTGGCACAGATAAGACCGTCCATCTTCAGTTTGACGACCTTATAACGACCGAGCATACGAAACTAAAGCCACTATCAATTACAATCGCAGTAGATGCAAAAAGAAGATTCATCCTGGGAACTGCCGTCTCTCAAATTCCAGCCTTTGGACATCTTGCTGCTCTTTCCAGGCGTAAATATGGAAAGAGAAAAAGTACTCATAAAGAACATCTATATAGCTTGTTGAATAAAGTTTCACCATTTGTAGATCAAGCTGCAAAGATTGAAAGTGATGAACACAATTTGTATGCTCCAGCTGTTGAGAGATTTTTTCCACACGCAACTTATTTTCAGTACAAAGGTGGTCGAGGTTCAGTCGTCGGACAAGGGGAGCTAAAAAAACTTCGGCGTGATCCTCTTTTTATACTCAATCACACTTGTGCGATGCTTCGAGCAAACATCAATCGACTTATCAGGAAAACGTGGTGCACGACTAAAGACCCAAGACGCCTTGAGGATCATCTCGCAATTTACATTGCTTTTCACAATCATGTTTTATTGAACAAATGATTTTTTTTATGAATTGAATACAAGAATGGAAGAAAAAACTGCCCCACGATAGTAGGGCAGTTTGTAATTCTTTCACATCCATAATCCTTCCATGATTGTTTGATACTTATTTCTCACAATGGAGGGAGCGTATGAAATATCTAATTCTACTATGTTCAATTTTATCGATATCAGCTTTAAGAGCGGACACCACTCAAACAGTTCAAGACGATTTACTAAAAGAAAGAAACGAGGTTTTAAAATGCCCTCCAGTTGTGGCCTCGGCCGTTGCAGTGGAAATTAAACCAGAGCTTGCAGTGCAAACTGAACTGGTTGGTGAGAAAAAAATTGAAGAGAAGGTCGCTGAAGAATTAGAAGTTGAATTACTTCCTACAAAGAATTTATCAACGGCAGAAAGGTTAAAAGTTTATCGCACGAAGCTTGAAGAAAAGAACTTAGTTCTCTTAGAAAAGAAGCTGGAGATGATTAGACTTCAGCAGGAAATGGCCCTTTTAAGAAACCTTGAAAACTCTATGAATCAGACATTAAAAAACATCGAGAAGCTCTAAAAACCCCTTTAGATTAGATGACTTAGGTGATTCCATAATGTTTCATTATTTGTAGAACATAATGACCTCAAGAAAATATTCTTGGGGTTAATTATGACAAAGGCCATTCTACTGACAGTTTGTATTTTGAGCATCTCTGGATTCGCTTATTCAAATGACGAAGGGCCAAGAAGAGCTCCGGGAATGAGTGAAGAAGGCGGGCACATGGGTCCTCCGCCAAAAGAGCAAAAGCTTGAGCTTGCTGATATCAAATTTGAATACAATTCTAAAAATGATCTCTTTAAAAATGCTGAAGAGGCAAAAGAGTATCAGTCGCTATTTGAAAAATATAAAACGTCTAATGAAATTACAGATTATTTTACAAAGTTTGCTGTCGAGCAAAGAACTAAAATGGATGAGATGAGAAAATCTGGAAAACCTCCCGAGTTCTCTAAAATGAAAAGCGATCGCGAAGCTGAAAAGTATAATCTATTAAAAGAAATCAAAGTCATTTTAGAAAAAAAGAAAAAAGATAATGTGGCGTCGTTGGCACTTAATGAAGAAGTAAAATGTGGTGGCGGTAAAACTCAACTGATCATTGAGAAGGCCACAACTGATTCAATGAAAGATACAAGTAAAGTCACGAAAATTATTTTAACTGAAGATGAACTCGAAAAAATGAAAAAAGATATTAAAGAAGAAGTAAAAAAAGAAATGATGAAAGAGATGGCCGACAATAGGCCCAAAGACGAAGCTCGCGGACCTCGTGAAAGAGAAAGTCGTCGTGATAGTGGTCGTGATGAAGAAGAGAGACCAAAAATGGCCGAAGGGAAAGGCAGAAAACAAATGCCTGGTGGCGGTCGTCCTGGTGGAGATAGCTCTTCTGTGGCGATGCAGTTTTCTTCTCAAATGTCTGGGCAAATGGGTGGATCGCAGATGGGAATGAATCAAATGGGGATGGGGAATTCTCTGATGAACATGAATCAAATGGGAATGGGGAACTCTCAGATGAATATGAATCAAATGGGAATGGGAAACTCTCAAATGAATTCATATCAATCGAGAGATCAAATGATTCAAAATCAAATTCGCATTCCGCAAATGAATTTCAATCAACCATACGCAAATCAAGGTTATCAAAACCAAGTTAGGATAGGAGTTGGGCAAAGTACACAGATGAATCAAATGAGAAATCCTCAAATGGGTATGAACCAAACAGGAAATTTTCAAATGAGAAATCCAGCAATGAACATGAATCAAAATTACGGGTATGCTTACCAGAGCAATACAGACCAGAATTACGGTATGACAAACGCTCCATATGGTTATAACTTTATGGCCCCTCAAATGGATTATGGATATACTGGTAGTAACACGATGATGCCTGCAGCTTACTCTGGTCAAACGAATCAGTATCAACAGTCAACACCATCGTACTCACAATATTCATTCATGGGGTACTAGAAAATGCTGGTGTTATTAGTAGAAGACGATCCGATTTTAGGAAAAAGTATAAAGAGCACTCTTGAGCTGGAAGGCTTCACAGTTATGTGGAGTAAAAATGTTAGCGACACTCACGCGCTTGTGGAAAGCAATGAATTTCAATGCGTCCTGCTTGACATCGGTTTGCCCGATGGAAATGGAATCAATCTGTGCAAAGATCTTCGATCTGAGTTCAGCAAAGTGCCGATTATTTTTTTAACGGCACAAACGGATGAAGACTCACTTCTTAAAGCTTTCGAGGCCGGAGGAAATGATTTTTTAAGAAAGCCGTTTAGCCAAAGGGAATTACTTGCAAGAATTAAGGCCCACACTCGTGATGTTTCTGGTTCAAAATCTAATACGGTTTACCGCGATTTAAAAATCGATTTAGAAAAAAGAGAAGTTAAGTTTAGCGACATGGTTATTGAGCTTAACAATACTGAAATTCAAATTCTTTATTGCCTATCAATGAATGCTGAGAAAATTATTACCAGAGACCGCTTGATGGAGTTCCTAGGTAAAGGAAATGAAATTTTTGACCGCACGATAGATTCGCACATCAGCCACATTCGAAAACAGCTTAAGAGCAACAATGTGACTCAAATTCAAATCAAGTCCGTCTACGGAGTTGGTTATAAACTGGAAGTTAACGAGTCGGTATGATTAATCAAAATAAAAAATTATTACTCAAATTCATCCTTGCCTCTTTTATCATCAGTGCCCTTGCCGTGACATTAGGTTTTTTTGGAACGCACATGATTTTAAGTTCTCAGGAAAAGAGAATTGAAAATCACTTCATTCCAGAAGCTCTAAGAATGATCGAGCTTATCGATAGAAAGACAGATATGCCGATCGAGGAGATCGTCAGCGAGTATAATAATTTTTCTAAAGTTCCTTTTCAAGAAAGAGGCCCAGGCCCTAGACGCCCGCCAATGACTGTTTCAGTGGTAACTGCTGCAAATGCCACGATGCCTTTGCCTGCTAAAATTGGTGATTATCTTCCAATTCAGGGAAAAGTTTCAGACTTTAAAATGTTTAAAGATCAAGTTTACAAATACGACAAGGAACACTTTTTAGTTTTCCGCTTTAATCCACCAGGGCCACCTCCTCAAATGGAAAAAGACTTTTCTCGTGATGGTAAACCGGGAATGCTTCCGGAAGATGGGAGAATAGATGATAGAGGAAGACCCCTTCCTATGTTCATACTTCCTTTGATTTTAACTTTCGTGATTATTTTGTTTGTTATCACTGCTTCATCACTTCTAGTTCTTTATTTCCTAAAGAGACAGGCCCAAAAAGCAGGTGCAGTTCTACGCGCTCTTAAAATGGGTGATCTTAAGGCACGCTTCCCAATTTCGAAACTTGACGAGGCCAGCGAGCTGATGCTGGAATTTAACCAGATGGCCGAAGAAATTGAAAAACTAGTTGTCGATCTTCGCGACATTGATAATTTAAGAAGAAAACTATTGCAAGAACTTGCTCACGATTTAAGAACTCCTGTGGCCTCGATGAAGAGCTTGCTTGAAAGTTTACTGTATCAAGGCGAGAAGATGAATAAGGAGCAGCGTGAAGAGAATTTGCAGCTGTCACTTAAAGAAGTAGAGTACTTCCATCACCTGGTTGAAGATTTACTTTTCTTATCAGGAGTTCACGATATTAAGTATCGCGGAAAATTTTCGACGGTTGATGTATGCGATATTATCCAGCACGAAGTTCAGGTGTTGAGCGAGATGAGAAAAGATATCAAGATCAATTTCGTCTACGATGATTTCTATTTTGTAAAAGCAGATCAACATTTATTCCAACGATTAATGAAAAATGCTCTTTCAAACGCAGTCGATAATGCCCAGTCGCTGGTCTCGATTAAAGTTGTCAAAGAAGGCGATTGTAAGAAAGAAGGCGATTTAAAACTGACTATCGAAATCACGAATGATGGGAATGGATTAACTGCAGAAGACATCGATACTTTCGGTAAAAAACGCGCGACCAGAAGAATTAATGAAAATACCGAAGGGAAGATTTCAGTTGGTCTTGGTGCCGTGATTATGAATAAGATTTGTGAAATCCATTCGGCGAAATTAAAAATTGAAAACCTGGATGAAGGTGGAAAAACCGGGGCGAAGTTAAGCCTGGTTTTTGAGCATATCGATCTTTAGTAGTTAAGCACGTAGAAGACAACCGGTAGTCCGCCATTTTTAAACGGCAGCCTGTGAAGTCCTTCATCTTTTTTCGGTGAGTAGTGATACTCTTCCGGAACGATGATCCCGATTCTAATAGGAGCATATTTGCGGCGGACACTTTCAATAATGTCTTTATAAAAAGCTAAATTGATATTGCTCTTTTCTCCAACACGTAAACCATACGGTGGATTGATAATTACCACGTTATTTCCCAGCATCTCATTATCTTTTGAAAAGATATCGCCTTTAGAAATCGTAATTTCTTTCCCTTTCGTATTCTTCTTAGCGAGTGCAATCACATCATCATTTAACTCAAACCCTTGGTACTTTGAAAACTTCGGATTCGTCTGAGATTTAAAACTCTCAGCAAAAGCTTTCTTCGCCACATAATCAATCCAAAGCGGAGTGTGTTGGTAAGAAAACGTGCGCTCGAAATTCGTTTTATAAGTATCGTGAGCTTCAATTAAAAATGTCCCAGAGCCAGACATTGGGTCAATTAAAGTATAATCACTCGGAGGCAAGTCATGTGTAAGTGCTGAAAGTAGAAGAGTCGCAAGACTTTCTCTAATCGGAGCAAGACCAGTAAAGATTTTTTCTCCACGTTTATGAAGAATCTCTCCCGTTGTATCTAAACTCAGAGTGATCGTATCATCAACAGCACGGTAGTAAATTTGTGGAAGATCGGACGCAACTTTATTAGCTTCATAATGATCCAGGTATTTTTTCTTCACCGGTTGCATGCGGTAGTATTCGTTAATCCCATCCTGAATCGCTTTTTCAACTTTTCTCGAGTCAAAAAGTTTTGAGTTCGTGCTGCTCACTTCAATTTCTGGAGTGGCACCAATCATCAATGTTTTCCAAGGAAGCTTCGAAACTTTTTTAAATAGTTTTGGAAAGTCGCGGGCCTTAAACTCAGCGATGCGAAGAAGGATGCGAGTCGGAGAGCGAAGAATATGATTAAGGGCAAAACCCTGAATCGTTTTAACTGAAATTAAAATCCCACCTTCATCAACTGATAAAACTTCTAGAGGTTCGTCTCCAAAGTGCATGGCCCATTTTTCTTTTAATTCTAAAAGACCAAGTTCAGTAAGACCCAAAGGGTAAATAAGATAAAATGATGAGAGATTTTCCATAGGGTATATATGGAGGATTAGACTTTATTTGTCACCATCTAAAGGGAGGCCATGTGGGTTATTACATGGCCTGGATTCTCTAATCAAAATGTTACGGGCATTTCAATTAGTGATGGCGTCTGGATTAGTTGTTATATATTGATTAATAACGGCGTCTTTAAAATTTGCACTCCAGTATTCTTTTCCTAAAGCGAGTTCATCATCAGTTAAAAGAGCTGCTTTAAGCATTCCTTCCATTTCTGTTCTGATATTAGAATTTAGTAGCTTCTGCCCAATGAAAACGATTTCCTGAACGCGGTCACCGAAGTCTTTGTGCCAGCTTTTTTTAACCGTCTCTAATTCTTCTGCGTCTACTTCCCAGTCATTCATATCCATTGAGGCCAGCCATTGCCCGCGAGCTTCTAGCGTACTCGTCCTTCCGGCCTGTGACCAAAGAGCAACAACTGCTGGCATTGTGGCCACCCAAAAAAATCCTTTTGATCTGACTATTTCAGAGGGAAGGGCAGTTAAAACACTCCAAAGTCTTTCAGGGTGAAAGGGGCGTTGTTCGCGGAAAACAAAACTGGAAATTCCATACTCTTCAGTCTCTTTTGTTTCATGTCCACGAAGCTCCATCATCCATCCCGGATTATTCATGGCCTCTTCAAAATTAAATTTATTCGTGTTTAAAATTTCTTTCACATCAATCTGTGATTTTTTTGATTCAACGATTTTAGCTTTTGGATTTAGCTTTCTTAGAATCCCCGTCAGACGTGTTTTTTCCTCTGAATTTATCAAATCCATCTTGTTCATAATAAGAACATCAGCAAATTCAATTTGTGAAATTAGGAGGTCGGTAATTGTTCTTTCGTCTTCCGGTCCAAGCTCCATTTGACGATCTTTTAGTTCTACAGCTTCCATGTAATCTTTATAAAAGTTAAATCCATCTACAACGGTAACCATAGTATCGAGCTTGGCAAATTGAGATAGTGAGACACCTGATTCGTCTTCAAAAGTAAAAGTTTCGGCCACGGGAATCGGTTCTGAAATCCCAGTGGATTCGATGACCAGGTAATCAAACTTTTTCTCTTCAGCGAGCTTTTTGATCTCTATAAGAAGATCCTCACGAAGGGTGCAACAGATACATCCGTTGCTCATCTCCACCAGTTTTTCTTCGGTCCGGATGAGGCCAGCGTCGATATTCACTTCACTCATATCATTGACGATTACGGCGATTTTAAGGCCGTGGTTGGCGCTTAAAATGTGGTTTAATAAAGTAGTCTTTCCCGCTCCTAAAAAGCCAGAAAGAACTGTTACGGGTAGTTTGTTTTGCGATTCATTTGCATTTTTCATATTCGAATAATTGCAAGTCGGTTGCAAAAAGTCAAGTACTCCCTTTTTATTTATCGCATACCTTTTTCACTAAGACCGATATCAGCTTTTAATTTACGAGAGGATTTGCTACTTTACGCCCATATGAAAACTGGAACACTTACATTAATTCCAACCCCCTTATCGGAAGTTGGCGAACTAGAACCTGTGGCGTTTAAAACTCTTTTAGAGGCCGCAACTAACGATGCTGAAAATTCAGTTTTCGTGATCGAAGATTTAAAACCCGGCCGCAGAAGATGGCTTGGATTTAAACTTCCACGCGAAACAATTGAGAGCTTCGTTCAATACAATGAACATACAGCTGCCGAGGCCGCTAAAGATCTATTGAGCAAACTTCAGCAGGGAAAAAATGTTTTTTTAATGAGTGATGGCGGACTTCCTGCTTTCTACGATCCAGGTGTAGAATTAGTAAATCTTTGCCACCAAAATAAAATCAGAGTGACCTCAACTCCATTTTTTAATTCGATCAGTTTATCCATTGCTCTCTCAGGATTTTCTCACAGAAAATTTTGGTTTGAAGGATTCCTTCCAATTGAAGCAACTGAGCGCCAGGCCTCGATAAAAAATATTATGAATTTAAAAACCACATCCATTTTGATGGACACTCCTTATCGCTTAAAGCGCGTTTTGGAAGAATTCCAGGCCGCTTGGGGATCTTCAAAAAAGAAGCTTTTCGTAGCGATGGATTTAAATACGGAAACTGAAGAGCTAAGACGTGGGACTCCCAAAGAGCTTCTCGATGTAATAAACGACTTCAAAAGAGAGTTTGTCGTAATAGTTTCTGAATAATATTAAATAGATGTCGTGTTAAAAAGACATGACGTTCAAAAGCTTATGTGGTAGAAAAAGACTCTATGCAAGAAACGAGAAAGAGGGATCATATTGAGCTCACTCAGAAGGCGCAGACCGAAAGGGCTGAGGTCGACTCGCGTTTCTATTATGAGCCGATGCAATCGGCGCACCCCAACTCCCAAACCGACCTCTCAACCAACTTCCTAGGAAAAAAAATGGCAGCCCCATTTTGGATTTCTAGTATGACTGGCGGAGTAGGCGAAGCTCGTCACATCAACCAAAACTTAGCTCGCGTTTGCCGTGAGTTCTCTCTTGGTATGGGATTAGGTTCATGTCGTGTACTTTTAGAATCAGACCAGTACTTTGAAGATTTTAATCTTCGTCCAATTCTGGGACCTGACCTTCCGTTTTTTGCTAATCTTGGAATTGCACAATTAGAAACTCTAATTGCTGACGGCGAAATCAATAAAATTTTCGATCTAATGAATCGCTTAGATACAGACGGATTAATCGTTCACGTAAATCCATTACAAGAATGGTTTCAACCTGAAGGCGATAAATTCCTCTACAGCCCAATTGAAACTGTCACAAAACTTTGTGCTGCTTTTGAAGGCTTAGATAAAAAAATCATCGTGAAAGAAGTTGGGCAGGGAATGGGACCAAAAAGTTTAAAAGCACTTTTAGATCTTCCTATCCACGCGATTGAATTAGCAAGCTTTGGTGGAACAAACTTTTCTAAGCTAGAGCTTTTAAGATCAAAAGGCGTAAGCGTAAAAGAGATTGAGGCCCTATCAAAAGTTGGGCACACATCACTGGAAATGATTGGCATTTTAAATAACTTACTTAAGGCCAATCCAAAATACATCGAAAAACAAATCATCATCTCAGGCGGCATTGAGAACTTTCTTGATGGCTTCTACCTGCAAGAGCAATTGAATTTTTCTTCTATCATCGGACAAGCAAAAAACTTTTTATCACGATCTGAAAACTATGAAGAGCTTCACGCTTTTACACAAGCTCAAATCGAAGGATTAAAAATGGCACGCGCTTTCCTGACTGTGAAGAATTCGGAGGTCCTATGAATAAGGAACTGAACACGACTCCAGCTGCTTCTCACATCGTTATGCCTAAACTCCCTATCAAGGGATTTTCAAAATTAAGTAAACTTGAAAAAATTGATTTCTTAGTTGAGAATTATTTTTCAAATACAGAAACAGCAAGAGTGATGCTTAAAAAATTCTGGCACTCAGATGAAAATATCCAAAAGACAATCGACGAATTTTCAGAAAATACATTAACAAATTTTATCCTGCCTCTGGGAGTTGTTCCCAACGTCATGATCAACGGAAACCTTTACTGTGTACCGATGGTTATTGAAGAGAGCTCAGTAGTCGCAGCGTCTGCAAAGGCCGCAAACTTCTGGTTAACTCGCGGTGGATTTAAAGCTGAAATTATCGGAATGAAAAAAGTTGGTCAGGTTCACTTCATCTGGAATGGAGAGACGGGAAAACTTCAGGATCTATTTCTTTCAAAGAAAGCAGAGCTTCTGGAAAGTGTTGCTGCGATCACAGCTAATATGGAAAAACGTGGTGGAGGGATTTTAGACCTTCGCCTGGTAGATAGAACAAAAGACGAGCCTGGTTATTATCAGCTTCTAGGTGAGTTCGATACAAGAGATGCGATGGGGGCCAACTTCATCAATTCAATCCTTGAGACTCTAGGTCACAAGTGGAAAGAAATGGTAATGAACGCAGAATCTTTTTCAGACGCTGAAAAAGAACTTCAAGTGATCATGGCGATTCTTTCTAACTACACGCCAGAGTGTCGTGTAAGAGCTTCTGTTGAGTGCCGTGTTCAGGATCTCGAGGAAGCAGGTCTTGGAATGTCAGCGTCCGAGTTTGCTGCCAAGTTTACTCGTGCCGTTCGTATTTCAAGAATTGATGTAACGAGAGCGACAACTCACAATAAAGGAATCTTCAACGGAATTGATGCTGTCGTGTTAGCGACAGGAAACGACTTCCGCGCTGTAGAAGCTTGTGGGCATGCTTATGCTGCTCGCGATGGACAATACAGAGGACTGAGCGAAGCTTCTGTTGCTGATGGAATTTTTAAATTCAGTTTAGAGATACCTTTAGCGATTGGATCAGTAGGTGGATTAACTTCACTTCACCCAATGGCAAAACTTTCTCTTGATATGTTAGGGCGCCCAGGAGCTTCGGAGTTGATGCAAATTGTAGCAACGATCGGCCTTGCTCAGAATTTTGGGGCCGTAAGATCGCTTGTGACTTCTGGAATCCAAAAAGGACATATGAAAATGCACTTGATGAATATATTAAATCATCTTGAGGCCAATAGTGCTGAAGTTGAAAGAGCAAAAGTTCACTTTGAAAATGAAGTGATCTCTTTCAAGTCTGTTCGTGAGTATATTGCTAGTTTAAGAAATTACGTTTAGGGATGAAAATGAATCAAATTAACTTAGGCCAAATCAACAGTGAACTTAAAAAGTCTTGTCCTGAAAAGGATCAGTACTATTTCGGTCACGGGAAACTACTCCTTACAGGTGAGTATTTCGTATTGGACGGGGCCCTTGCTCTTGCACTACCAACAAAAGTTGGGCAGTCACTGTCTGTTAAATATTCTCCGTCATTCTCACCGACACTTCATTGGAAGTCTTACGATGTGAACGGAAATGTATGGTTCGATTCTCAGTTTGAATTCTGGCACTTTAAGTGTCTGGATGAAAACCCTTCTGAAGAAGCGCTATTTTTGCAAAAGATTCTTCAACAAGTAAGAAAACAAAATTCTCATTTCCTTAGAGACAACGTCGACGTTAAAGTTGAGACTCGTCTTGGATTCCCGATGACATGGGGATTGGGAAGTAGTTCATCACTGATCTATAACATCGCTCAGTGGGCCTATATTTCGCCGTTTGAGCTTTTATTTAAGACTATCGGTGGATCTGGGTATGATATCGCTTGTGCTCAGTCAGATGGGCCAATTGCTTATAAAAAAGTTTCAAGCGGGCCGTCGTTCTCACCAATTTATTTTTCTCCAAGCTTTAAGAACAATCTTTATTTCGTCTATCTTGGGAAAAAACAAAACTCACGTGAAGCTGTTAAGGAATATCAAAAGAAGAGACCAATTGATCCGGCCATGCTTGCGAAGGTCACTGAGCTGACTCAGGAATTTTTAAACGCTCAGACCTTAAAACAATTCCAGTCACTGATTATTTCTCACGAAGACATCATCGGACAGAATCTTGATATGCAACCAGTGAAAGAAATGCTTTTCCCTGACTTTCCGGGAGCGATCAAGTCGCTTGGGGCATGGGGTGGAGACTTTGTTATGGTCGCAACTGAAAATGATTTTGATTTTGTAAGGTCTTATTTCGCAGGAAAAGGACTCGATACAGTTTATAGATACAATGATCTTATTTCTGACCCAATTGAAGCTCAGTCTAAAGATACAGTTAAAATGGGATTTTCTAACCATTTGCTTCACTAGGATTTATTTTGGATACGTTTAAAGCTTCTTGGACATCACCATCGAATATTGCTCTGGTTAAATACTGGGGCAAGTACCCGGTACAAATTCCGGCCAACCCATCGGTTAGTTTCACACTTTCAAAATCACTTTCAAAGTTGTCGATCATTGCTGAGCCTGACTCATCAAAAGAGATCAACGTTGATTTTTATTTTGAAAATGAATTGAATGAAAAATTCAAAGTGAAGATTGTAAAATTTTTAAGCACGAAGCTTGAGCGCTTTCCATGGTTACTTGATTTTCATTTAATCATTCACTCTGAAAATACATTTCCACATTCATCGGGGATTGCTTCATCGGCGTCTTCAATGTCGGCACTTAACCTGGCCCTTCTTTCACTGGATCAGGATATAACAGGCCATAAACCTCAGGCCGAGGACTTCTTTAAAGAAGCTTCGGATCTATCACGCCAGGCCTC
It contains:
- a CDS encoding hydroxymethylglutaryl-CoA reductase, with the protein product MNKELNTTPAASHIVMPKLPIKGFSKLSKLEKIDFLVENYFSNTETARVMLKKFWHSDENIQKTIDEFSENTLTNFILPLGVVPNVMINGNLYCVPMVIEESSVVAASAKAANFWLTRGGFKAEIIGMKKVGQVHFIWNGETGKLQDLFLSKKAELLESVAAITANMEKRGGGILDLRLVDRTKDEPGYYQLLGEFDTRDAMGANFINSILETLGHKWKEMVMNAESFSDAEKELQVIMAILSNYTPECRVRASVECRVQDLEEAGLGMSASEFAAKFTRAVRISRIDVTRATTHNKGIFNGIDAVVLATGNDFRAVEACGHAYAARDGQYRGLSEASVADGIFKFSLEIPLAIGSVGGLTSLHPMAKLSLDMLGRPGASELMQIVATIGLAQNFGAVRSLVTSGIQKGHMKMHLMNILNHLEANSAEVERAKVHFENEVISFKSVREYIASLRNYV
- a CDS encoding GYDIA family GHMP kinase; translated protein: MNQINLGQINSELKKSCPEKDQYYFGHGKLLLTGEYFVLDGALALALPTKVGQSLSVKYSPSFSPTLHWKSYDVNGNVWFDSQFEFWHFKCLDENPSEEALFLQKILQQVRKQNSHFLRDNVDVKVETRLGFPMTWGLGSSSSLIYNIAQWAYISPFELLFKTIGGSGYDIACAQSDGPIAYKKVSSGPSFSPIYFSPSFKNNLYFVYLGKKQNSREAVKEYQKKRPIDPAMLAKVTELTQEFLNAQTLKQFQSLIISHEDIIGQNLDMQPVKEMLFPDFPGAIKSLGAWGGDFVMVATENDFDFVRSYFAGKGLDTVYRYNDLISDPIEAQSKDTVKMGFSNHLLH